In Juglans microcarpa x Juglans regia isolate MS1-56 chromosome 8D, Jm3101_v1.0, whole genome shotgun sequence, the following are encoded in one genomic region:
- the LOC121242553 gene encoding LOW QUALITY PROTEIN: endoglucanase 16-like (The sequence of the model RefSeq protein was modified relative to this genomic sequence to represent the inferred CDS: inserted 1 base in 1 codon), producing the protein MGSYAGASAAIFVTWLLLPAGFFVVVSGQFNYKDALTKSLIFLEAQRSGKXPPNNRIPWRGDSALDDGKTANVDLTGGYYDAGDNVKYGLPMAFTVTTLSWAAISYRSELQAAGELDNVHAAIRWGTDYFLKASSRRKRLYVQVGDPVIDHQCWVRPENMQTSRPVLKIDESTPGTEIAAETSAAMAASSIVFRGIDHKYSRLLLNKAKLLFQFAKSHKGTFDGECPFYCSCTGYNDELLWAASWLYTATKRSMYLKYIQEEAISAYVAEFSWDLKYAGAQILLSDLYLQGDKSFESLKVQGDSFICSVLPDSPYRQIYHTPGGMIHVRDGANTQYVTGAAFLLSVYSDVLAKYNRTVYCGADKQFDSAYLMAFAKQQMDYLLGQNPQKRSYMVGFGTNSPKQAHHRGASVPKLSADSIPSCALSFTTWFNNDSPNPNELTGAIVGGPDRYDNFVDKRWDSPKTEPCTYINSLAVGVLAKLASGHHV; encoded by the exons ATGGGTAGCTATGCAGGAGCATCGGCTGCCATTTTTGTGACTTGGCTCCTCCTGCCTGCAGGATTTTTTGTAGTTGTTAGTGGTCAGTTCAATTATAAGGATGCCCTCACCAAATCTCTGATTTTCCTAGAGGCACAGAGATCAGGGA CTCCCCCAAATAATAGGATACCTTGGAGAGGGGACTCAGCACTTGATGATGGGAAAACTGCAAAT GTGGACCTTACTGGGGGATATTATGATGCAGGAGACAATGTGAAGTACGGCCTTCCCATGGCTTTCACAGTAACAACTCTATCATGGGCTGCTATCTCTTACAGGTCGGAGCTACAAGCAGCAGGGGAGTTGGACAATGTTCACGCTGCCATTCGCTGGGGCACAGACTATTTTCTTAAAGCCAGTTCTAGACGTAAGAGATTGTATGTGCAG GTGGGAGACCCGGTGATAGATCATCAATGTTGGGTACGACCAGAAAACATGCAAACATCGAGACCTGTCCTGAAGATTGATGAGAGCACGCCCGGAACTGAGATTGCAGCTGAAACTTCTGCAGCAATGGCTGCTTCTTCAATTGTGTTTAGAGGCATAGATCACAAATATTCTCGTCTTCTCCTCAACAAAGCCAAATTG cTTTTCCAATTTGCCAAATCCCACAAGGGAACGTTTGATGGAGAATGCCCCTTCTATTGCTCTTGCACCGGCTATAAC GATGAGCTGTTGTGGGCAGCATCTTGGCTATACACCGCCACCAAGAGGTCCATGTACTTGAAGTACATACAAGAAGAAGCCATCAGTGCTTATGTAGCTGAGTTCAGCTGGGACCTTAAGTATGCTGGAGCCCAAATCCTTCTCTCAGAT TTGTATCTTCAAGGAGATAAGAGCTTTGAAAGCTTGAAGGTTCAAGGTGACAGTTTCATATGTTCCGTCCTTCCTGATAGCCCTTATCGCCAAATTTACCATACTCcag GTGGTATGATTCACGTGAGAGATGGCGCTAACACTCAATACGTTACGGGAGCCGCCTTTTTGTTGAGCGTCTACAGTGATGTGCTTGCCAAATACAACCGAACAGTCTATTGTGGTGCTGACAAGCAATTCGACTCAGCCTACCTCATGGCTTTCGCTAAGCAACAG ATGGATTATTTACTGGGACAAAACCCTCAAAAAAGGTCATACATGGTAGGATTTGGGACCAATTCACCAAAACAAGCACACCACAGAGGCGCTTCAGTCCCCAAGCTGTCCGCAGACTCAATTCCGAGCTGTGCCTTGAGCTTCACCACATGGTTTAATAATGATTCACCAAACCCTAATGAGCTCACAGGGGCCATTGTGGGTGGACCTGACCGCTACGATAACTTTGTTGATAAGCGTTGGGATTCTCCCAAGACCGAGCCATGCACATACATTAATTCTCTCGCCGTTGGTGTCCTAGCAAAGCTTGCGTCGGGACATCATGTCTAA